One genomic segment of Pedobacter endophyticus includes these proteins:
- a CDS encoding SMP-30/gluconolactonase/LRE family protein — MKTHFFFTILCSLSLSSFAQSTNTIFVQDSLKLVSSQFAFAEGASVDKKGNVFFTDQPNDKIWKYDTNGKLTLYMEKSGRANGTYFDKKGNLIVCADENNQIWSIDKNKKATVLFSDFEGKKVNGPNDIWIDAKGGIYFTDPYYQRDYWTRQKPEIEKQRVYYLPKGKKQATIVADDLLKPNGIVGTPDGKFLYVADMNANKTYRYPINSDASLGQKQVVLNQNSDGMTLDSNGNIYVTGKGVNIYKPTGEQIGHIEVPENWCGNICFGGKNKNILFITASKSLYTIATNAKGVE, encoded by the coding sequence ATGAAAACACATTTTTTCTTCACAATTTTATGCTCACTTTCACTTTCTTCATTCGCTCAATCGACCAATACAATCTTTGTTCAAGACAGTTTAAAGCTTGTATCATCGCAATTTGCATTTGCTGAGGGCGCTTCGGTTGATAAAAAAGGAAATGTATTCTTTACCGATCAGCCCAATGATAAAATCTGGAAGTACGATACCAATGGAAAGTTGACGCTATACATGGAAAAATCTGGAAGAGCAAACGGCACTTACTTCGATAAAAAAGGAAACCTGATTGTGTGCGCCGACGAAAACAATCAAATATGGTCTATCGACAAAAACAAAAAGGCAACCGTTCTATTTTCTGATTTTGAAGGAAAAAAGGTAAACGGCCCAAATGATATCTGGATAGACGCCAAAGGTGGCATCTACTTTACCGACCCGTACTATCAACGCGATTACTGGACAAGGCAAAAACCCGAAATTGAAAAACAAAGAGTTTACTATCTTCCAAAGGGAAAAAAGCAAGCCACAATTGTTGCCGACGACTTGTTGAAACCAAACGGAATTGTGGGCACGCCCGATGGTAAGTTTCTGTACGTTGCAGATATGAATGCCAATAAAACCTATCGTTACCCCATCAACTCAGATGCTTCCCTGGGTCAAAAACAAGTCGTTCTTAACCAAAATTCCGATGGTATGACGCTCGATAGCAACGGCAATATTTATGTAACCGGTAAGGGAGTAAATATTTACAAACCAACGGGTGAACAAATTGGTCATATTGAAGTGCCCGAAAATTGGTGCGGAAACATTTGCTTCGGCGGAAAGAATAAAAACATTTTATTTATTACGGCCTCCAAATCGCTATACACCATCGCCACAAATGCGAAAGGGGTGGAGTGA
- a CDS encoding ABC transporter ATP-binding protein: MNYNLNELNQQREKQSTYKALKRLLQLISNERKNLWLALIAILLNSGLLLLGPLLIGHTIDTYIRTKQFHGVLVFGAILLAMYMVAMVTGYLQTKLMGSIGQRMLYTLRNAIFNKLQELPVSFFNQNKAGDLISRVNNDTDKLNQFFSQSLMQFIGSIVTMIGAGFFLLSINFELGAAALSPAVVIVLFTVALSPWIKAKNAKNLRSVGGMSAEIQESLNNFKVIIAFNRRDYFRKRFNEANLQNYKTAIGAGLANNIFVPVYGLLSSAAQLIVLLFGIYLISIGNFSIGLLVSYISYCTNFYNPLRQLAALWTSFQVAMAGWDRISQILLLENNLAQVPADKAVTSDALLEFKNVHFAYDDSKEILHNINLKFEKGKTYALIGPTGGGKTTTASLISRLYDATKGTVLLNGKDIRSFTAEERTQKIGFILQEPFLFTGTVKDNILYGNSKYREVSDEQLKKIIQDANLDALLAIFDEGLNTQITSGADSISLGQKQLIAFMRAVLRNPELLILDEATANIDTITEQLLGSILSKVSKETTLVIIAHRLNTIENADEIYFVNEGEVQKAGTLNEALDLLLKGKRVS, from the coding sequence ATGAATTACAATCTTAACGAGCTAAATCAGCAGCGTGAAAAGCAATCGACCTACAAAGCGCTTAAAAGATTGCTGCAGCTCATATCCAACGAAAGGAAAAACCTTTGGCTGGCACTAATTGCTATTTTATTAAACTCGGGCCTGCTGTTACTTGGGCCGCTTTTAATTGGCCATACCATCGATACTTACATCCGCACCAAGCAATTTCATGGTGTATTGGTATTCGGCGCAATCCTTTTGGCCATGTACATGGTGGCCATGGTTACAGGCTATTTGCAAACCAAGTTAATGGGGAGCATTGGGCAAAGGATGCTTTACACGTTACGGAACGCGATCTTTAATAAACTGCAGGAGTTGCCGGTTTCATTTTTCAACCAAAACAAGGCAGGCGACTTAATATCGAGGGTAAATAACGACACGGACAAGCTCAATCAGTTTTTCTCGCAATCGCTAATGCAGTTTATAGGCAGCATCGTAACCATGATCGGCGCCGGCTTTTTCCTTTTATCTATCAATTTCGAGCTCGGCGCTGCAGCACTTTCTCCGGCCGTTGTCATTGTGCTTTTTACAGTTGCCTTATCACCTTGGATTAAGGCCAAAAATGCAAAAAACCTACGGAGCGTAGGCGGGATGAGTGCCGAAATTCAGGAAAGCCTCAACAACTTTAAAGTGATTATTGCCTTTAACAGACGCGATTATTTCAGAAAGCGCTTTAATGAGGCCAACCTGCAAAATTACAAAACAGCAATTGGCGCCGGGTTGGCAAATAACATTTTTGTGCCCGTTTATGGCCTACTTTCAAGTGCAGCCCAGTTAATTGTATTGCTTTTCGGTATTTACCTGATTTCAATCGGTAATTTTTCAATCGGATTACTGGTAAGCTACATTTCTTACTGTACTAATTTTTATAATCCGTTAAGGCAATTGGCCGCACTGTGGACAAGTTTTCAGGTGGCTATGGCCGGTTGGGACAGAATTTCGCAAATTCTTTTGTTAGAAAATAATCTCGCCCAGGTTCCCGCAGATAAAGCCGTTACCTCTGATGCTTTGTTAGAATTTAAGAACGTTCATTTTGCCTACGATGACTCGAAAGAAATTTTGCATAATATTAATCTGAAGTTTGAAAAAGGAAAAACTTATGCCTTAATTGGTCCCACAGGTGGCGGCAAAACCACAACGGCCTCTTTAATTTCGCGGTTGTACGATGCCACCAAGGGAACGGTGTTGCTCAACGGTAAAGATATTCGGTCGTTTACTGCCGAAGAACGAACACAAAAAATCGGGTTCATTTTGCAAGAACCTTTCCTTTTTACCGGAACGGTGAAAGACAATATTTTGTATGGCAACAGTAAATACAGGGAGGTAAGCGACGAGCAATTGAAGAAAATTATTCAGGACGCAAATCTTGATGCCCTTTTGGCCATTTTTGATGAGGGATTAAATACGCAGATTACCTCAGGCGCCGATAGCATCAGTTTGGGGCAAAAGCAGTTGATTGCTTTTATGCGAGCAGTTTTACGAAACCCCGAATTGCTGATTCTGGATGAGGCCACTGCAAATATCGATACCATAACCGAGCAGTTGTTAGGCAGTATTTTGAGTAAAGTATCAAAAGAAACAACGCTGGTAATTATTGCGCATCGACTAAATACTATTGAAAATGCCGACGAAATTTATTTCGTAAATGAGGGCGAGGTGCAAAAAGCTGGAACATTAAACGAAGCGCTTGATTTGTTATTAAAAGGGAAGCGGGTAAGTTGA
- a CDS encoding mercuric reductase yields the protein MKHFDAIVIGSGQAGTPLAKKLALAGKNTAIIEKNVVGGTCINVGCTPTKAMIASAGAAHAARKAGALGIEIGEVKVNLKKIKERKDHIVSSFRGSSEKGLESTEGLTLLHGEASFTGEKELLVKLNDGTQEKMTADLIFINVGATPTIPAIDGSNEIEYLTSSSILDLEEIPQHLVVIGGNYIGLEFGQMFSRFGSQVTILERSERIMSREDEDVSEAMTKIFEDEGIEIVTDMKINKIEKSDQITIQITQGNEKRTLKCSHVLVATGRTPQTKALQLQNCGVAVNDRGYVTVDEKLRTNVEGIFALGDVKGGPAFTHISYNDYTIVYRNLFEKTNYTTEDRPMPYCMFTDPQLGRIGISESEAKEKNLNIKVAKIPMSEVARGIETNETLGFMKAIVDTDTKQILGASILAAQGGEIMSVLEMAMEGGITYDRIRYCVFAHPTYSESLNNLFMKIED from the coding sequence ATGAAACATTTTGATGCGATAGTAATAGGTTCTGGACAAGCCGGCACGCCCCTTGCAAAAAAGCTCGCCCTTGCGGGAAAAAATACAGCCATTATTGAGAAAAACGTAGTTGGTGGCACCTGCATCAATGTGGGTTGTACGCCTACCAAGGCAATGATAGCTTCGGCCGGGGCGGCGCATGCGGCAAGAAAAGCCGGAGCGCTGGGCATCGAAATTGGCGAGGTAAAAGTGAACCTCAAAAAGATAAAAGAAAGAAAAGACCATATTGTATCATCGTTCAGGGGCTCATCAGAAAAAGGATTGGAAAGCACCGAAGGTCTAACCCTGTTACATGGAGAAGCTAGTTTTACAGGCGAAAAAGAGTTGCTGGTTAAGCTAAATGATGGCACGCAAGAAAAAATGACTGCCGATTTGATTTTCATAAATGTTGGAGCAACACCAACCATTCCAGCTATCGACGGATCAAACGAAATCGAATACCTAACCTCATCATCCATATTAGATTTAGAGGAAATACCACAACACCTTGTTGTAATAGGCGGAAATTACATCGGCCTGGAATTTGGCCAAATGTTCAGTCGCTTCGGTAGCCAGGTGACTATTTTGGAGAGATCGGAGAGAATTATGAGCCGCGAAGATGAAGATGTTTCGGAGGCGATGACCAAAATTTTCGAAGACGAAGGAATTGAGATCGTAACAGATATGAAAATCAATAAAATTGAGAAAAGCGATCAAATTACCATTCAAATTACACAAGGAAATGAAAAACGTACCCTGAAATGCTCGCACGTTTTGGTTGCCACCGGACGAACGCCTCAAACCAAGGCCCTGCAGCTTCAAAACTGCGGCGTAGCGGTGAACGATCGTGGGTATGTCACCGTCGATGAAAAACTCCGCACCAACGTTGAAGGCATTTTTGCATTGGGCGATGTAAAGGGAGGTCCCGCATTTACGCATATTTCTTACAACGATTACACCATCGTTTACCGCAACCTGTTCGAAAAAACCAATTACACTACCGAAGATCGACCGATGCCCTATTGCATGTTTACCGATCCGCAGTTGGGCAGGATAGGCATTTCTGAATCGGAGGCAAAAGAGAAAAACCTAAACATCAAGGTCGCTAAAATCCCAATGTCAGAAGTGGCCAGGGGCATTGAAACCAACGAAACTTTAGGTTTTATGAAGGCCATTGTAGATACAGACACCAAGCAAATTTTGGGTGCATCGATCCTGGCCGCTCAAGGTGGCGAAATTATGTCGGTGTTAGAAATGGCCATGGAAGGCGGGATTACGTACGACCGCATTCGATATTGCGTTTTTGCCCATCCAACCTATTCAGAATCATTGAATAATCTGTTCATGAAAATCGAAGATTAA
- a CDS encoding ABC transporter ATP-binding protein — translation MAKPKEAKKPSVFSLLASYRGLIFLLILFALLSNGINLLLPKIIANGIDSYTNKTFNLQSTLNQFALAIVLVFIFTYLQSIVQTYASERVARDLRTRLSDQISRQSHAYVVQANPSRLLTNLTSDADSIKMFVSQAIVSLASSIFLIIGASILLLIINWKLALCVIAIVPIIGGAFFFVLKKVRVLFIKSREVIDWLNKVISESILGSALIRVINSQQLEYNKFLDANAKARDLGLSILRLFAGLIPIIVFVANLSGLTILVLGGHFVITDSMTLGEFAAFNSYLALIIFPILVIGFMSNVIAQATASYQRIESVLNAPEVKHPGTLSNQLSGNVEAENISLTIGQKPILKHVSFSARAGSKTAIIGPTAAGKTQLLYILTGLIASNEGQVLFDGEEINKYIQEDFHKQVGFVFQDSIMFNMSIRENIAFSDTVTDESLAKAIQTAELKDFVDHLPGKLNTIISERGNSLSGGQKQRIMLARALALNPKILLLDDFTARVDTNTEKRIVDNIQKNYPNLTLISVTQKIASVENYDQVILLMQGEVIASGTHHELLKSSPEYVQIYNSQQSTSNYELQS, via the coding sequence ATGGCAAAACCAAAAGAAGCTAAAAAACCAAGCGTTTTTAGTTTGCTTGCATCATACCGAGGCTTAATTTTCCTGCTGATTTTATTTGCCTTATTAAGCAATGGAATTAATTTATTGTTGCCGAAAATTATTGCAAATGGCATCGATTCTTACACCAACAAAACGTTTAATTTGCAAAGCACGCTCAACCAATTCGCCCTGGCCATTGTGCTTGTATTTATTTTCACCTATCTGCAAAGCATTGTACAAACCTACGCCTCAGAGCGGGTTGCAAGAGATTTGAGAACGAGATTGTCAGATCAAATTTCGCGTCAAAGCCACGCCTACGTCGTTCAGGCAAATCCATCGCGTTTGCTCACAAACCTAACTTCCGATGCCGATTCGATAAAAATGTTCGTTTCACAGGCCATTGTATCGCTCGCTTCATCCATATTCTTAATAATAGGTGCAAGCATCCTGTTGTTAATCATCAACTGGAAATTAGCGCTTTGCGTTATCGCTATCGTGCCGATTATTGGCGGAGCGTTTTTCTTCGTATTAAAGAAAGTGAGGGTGCTTTTTATAAAAAGTCGCGAAGTAATCGACTGGTTAAACAAGGTAATCAGCGAAAGCATTTTGGGTTCGGCGCTCATACGTGTAATCAATTCGCAGCAGCTCGAATACAATAAATTTCTCGATGCCAACGCAAAAGCCAGAGATTTAGGCTTGTCCATCCTTCGCTTGTTTGCGGGTCTCATTCCGATTATAGTTTTCGTGGCAAACTTATCCGGATTAACCATTTTGGTGCTCGGCGGTCACTTTGTAATTACCGATAGCATGACGCTGGGCGAGTTTGCAGCATTTAACAGTTATTTGGCATTAATTATCTTCCCGATTTTGGTTATTGGGTTTATGAGCAACGTTATTGCGCAGGCAACTGCCTCTTACCAACGCATCGAAAGTGTTTTAAACGCACCGGAGGTTAAGCATCCCGGTACGCTCAGCAATCAATTATCAGGAAACGTAGAGGCCGAAAATATTTCACTTACAATCGGCCAGAAACCCATTTTGAAACATGTTTCCTTTTCAGCTCGTGCAGGTTCAAAAACGGCAATAATCGGCCCAACGGCAGCAGGGAAAACTCAACTGCTTTACATTTTAACCGGATTGATCGCATCTAATGAAGGGCAGGTCCTTTTTGATGGAGAAGAAATAAACAAATACATACAAGAGGATTTTCATAAACAGGTGGGTTTCGTTTTCCAGGATAGCATTATGTTCAATATGAGCATCAGAGAGAACATTGCCTTTAGCGATACCGTAACCGATGAATCTTTAGCAAAGGCCATTCAAACTGCCGAGCTTAAAGACTTTGTGGATCACCTCCCCGGGAAATTAAATACGATCATCTCCGAACGCGGAAATAGTTTGTCGGGTGGACAAAAACAACGCATTATGCTCGCCAGAGCGCTGGCCTTGAACCCGAAAATCCTTTTGCTCGATGATTTTACCGCCCGGGTTGATACCAATACCGAAAAACGGATTGTGGACAATATCCAAAAAAATTATCCCAACCTCACCCTAATATCCGTTACCCAAAAAATAGCGTCTGTTGAAAATTATGATCAGGTTATTCTTTTAATGCAGGGCGAAGTTATCGCTTCAGGCACACATCACGAGCTGTTAAAAAGCAGTCCTGAGTATGTTCAAATTTATAATTCACAACAGAGCACCAGCAATTATGAATTACAATCTTAA
- a CDS encoding MCP four helix bundle domain-containing protein: protein MKFAFALKNKIKIAFLLFCIMCCILLIRFLEDKSVAKINESFVSMYQDRLVPAIDLFFVAENLYLKNTVFQDAFANNFGHPSTEISKITGYNNKIDSVITKYEKTLLVNEEKKFLGDLKKALTVQNQIEKKVLNLSVADGDKIYQSSGRQASTATLNKLSALIKIQSEVGDELIKDSRIFVSGTKIYSTLQIILAVLIGIMIVAIIYASNVVNVQNEKFRLN, encoded by the coding sequence ATGAAATTCGCCTTTGCACTTAAAAACAAGATAAAAATAGCTTTTCTTCTCTTTTGTATTATGTGTTGCATCCTGCTCATTCGGTTTCTGGAGGATAAAAGTGTAGCTAAAATAAACGAATCGTTCGTATCGATGTATCAGGATCGGCTGGTGCCCGCTATAGATTTGTTTTTCGTTGCAGAAAACCTCTATTTAAAAAATACGGTGTTTCAAGATGCCTTTGCAAACAATTTCGGGCACCCTTCTACCGAAATCTCGAAAATTACTGGCTATAATAATAAAATAGACTCGGTAATTACGAAATACGAGAAGACATTATTGGTAAATGAGGAGAAAAAATTTCTTGGTGATTTGAAAAAAGCGTTGACGGTTCAAAATCAAATTGAAAAGAAGGTACTGAACCTTAGCGTTGCAGACGGAGATAAAATCTACCAATCGAGCGGGCGACAAGCCTCTACAGCAACATTAAACAAACTCTCTGCACTCATAAAAATTCAATCTGAAGTGGGCGACGAATTGATTAAGGATTCGAGAATATTCGTTTCCGGCACCAAGATCTATTCTACGCTGCAAATCATCCTTGCAGTTTTAATCGGAATAATGATCGTTGCCATAATTTATGCATCGAATGTAGTAAATGTTCAAAATGAAAAATTTAGATTGAATTAA
- a CDS encoding GlcG/HbpS family heme-binding protein — protein sequence MSLTLEIVEKLSEAAKAKAKEIGVPMNIAVVDEGANLKAFHRMDNAWLGSIDIAIKKAKTARFFDMNSGEIGKLSQPGQPLYNIEHSNGGLITFPGGVVLQDASGNIIGAIGVSGGSVDQDHEVATAGANAVQ from the coding sequence ATGAGCTTAACATTAGAAATTGTAGAAAAACTATCGGAAGCCGCAAAGGCTAAAGCGAAGGAAATAGGTGTACCCATGAACATTGCCGTTGTAGATGAAGGTGCTAATTTGAAGGCTTTTCACCGGATGGATAATGCGTGGCTGGGCTCGATTGATATTGCCATTAAAAAAGCAAAAACGGCGAGATTTTTCGATATGAATTCTGGCGAAATCGGTAAGTTATCACAACCCGGCCAACCGTTATATAATATTGAACATTCCAACGGCGGTTTAATTACTTTTCCTGGCGGAGTTGTGTTGCAGGATGCGAGTGGAAATATTATTGGAGCCATCGGTGTTTCGGGTGGATCGGTAGATCAAGATCACGAGGTTGCAACTGCGGGTGCCAACGCGGTTCAATAG
- a CDS encoding CvfB family protein translates to MIEIGKYNELRVLSKTEAGLNLTDGDKLVILPYHYVPKGLEIGDNVSVFVYIQKDGRLTGTTQQAYAEVGDFAFLKVVSDGDDGVFMDLGIDKDVYVPTREQKRPMQKGYKYVVYLYVDENNDRLLASSKLYDFVEEEHFDFEEGDEVSLLITEETDLGFNAIINNTYIGLLYHNEVFDNIQVGDQRKGWIKKIRVEGKIDLTLQPSGYGHILDSKEMILKELKRNGGIIELGDKSSPEEIYHRFQISKSAFKKTIGSLYKERLIVLSDDSIRLLSEDEAE, encoded by the coding sequence ATGATTGAAATAGGAAAATACAACGAGTTAAGGGTACTGAGCAAAACTGAAGCTGGCCTGAACTTAACGGATGGTGATAAACTGGTGATTTTACCCTACCATTATGTACCGAAAGGGCTCGAAATTGGCGACAACGTATCGGTTTTTGTTTACATTCAAAAAGATGGCCGCTTAACAGGAACTACGCAGCAGGCTTATGCGGAAGTTGGCGACTTTGCATTTTTAAAGGTTGTTTCTGACGGCGACGACGGCGTTTTTATGGACCTGGGCATTGATAAAGATGTTTATGTGCCCACAAGGGAGCAAAAGCGGCCGATGCAAAAAGGCTATAAATATGTGGTTTATTTGTACGTTGATGAAAATAACGACCGCTTACTGGCGTCATCGAAATTATACGATTTTGTTGAAGAAGAGCACTTCGATTTTGAAGAAGGCGACGAGGTTAGTTTACTCATTACGGAGGAAACGGACCTGGGCTTTAATGCAATAATAAACAACACGTATATCGGCCTGTTGTACCACAACGAGGTTTTTGATAATATTCAGGTTGGCGACCAACGCAAAGGCTGGATTAAAAAAATCCGCGTGGAGGGCAAAATAGACTTGACTTTGCAACCGAGTGGTTATGGCCATATCCTTGATTCGAAGGAAATGATTTTGAAGGAATTGAAGAGAAATGGTGGCATAATTGAGTTGGGCGATAAAAGTTCTCCTGAGGAAATTTATCACCGCTTTCAGATCAGTAAAAGTGCATTCAAGAAAACGATCGGTTCACTTTACAAGGAACGCCTGATTGTACTTTCTGACGATTCTATAAGGTTGCTTAGCGAGGATGAAGCTGAGTAG
- a CDS encoding NIPSNAP family protein, translated as MKSFLTKLSFALAFFVFANVNVFAAKSPYYYQIKVYHLKSAAQEATVDSYLKDAYLPALHRFGIDHVGVFKPVEKDTADQLIYVFIPFKSIDRYLKLEQALMADQQYLAAGKDYLDASFDKAPYVRMESTLLKAFDGMPTPEWPKLTSNKAERVYELRSYEAATEKLSLNKIGMFNDAEIDIFTKLNFNAVFYGQVISGSKMPNLMYLTTFNNKTDRNNHWQAFGPEYKKISGLPQYQNNVSKNVTLFLYPVNYSDI; from the coding sequence TTGAAATCTTTCCTAACCAAATTGTCTTTTGCACTGGCGTTTTTTGTTTTCGCAAATGTGAATGTATTTGCTGCAAAATCTCCTTATTATTACCAAATCAAGGTTTACCATTTAAAAAGCGCAGCTCAGGAGGCTACCGTAGATAGCTATTTAAAAGATGCTTATCTCCCTGCGCTACACCGGTTTGGCATCGACCATGTTGGCGTTTTTAAGCCGGTTGAGAAAGATACCGCAGATCAGCTGATCTATGTTTTTATTCCTTTCAAGAGTATCGATCGATACCTGAAACTTGAGCAAGCGTTAATGGCCGATCAGCAATACCTGGCCGCAGGTAAAGATTACCTCGATGCATCCTTCGATAAGGCACCCTATGTCAGAATGGAGTCGACTTTGCTAAAGGCATTTGATGGTATGCCAACTCCCGAATGGCCCAAGCTTACATCGAACAAGGCCGAACGCGTTTATGAGCTCAGAAGTTACGAAGCAGCAACCGAAAAACTTTCTTTAAATAAAATTGGCATGTTCAACGATGCTGAGATAGATATATTTACAAAGCTGAATTTTAACGCGGTGTTCTACGGACAGGTAATTTCAGGAAGTAAGATGCCCAATTTAATGTATTTAACCACCTTTAATAATAAAACCGATCGCAATAACCACTGGCAGGCATTCGGTCCGGAGTATAAAAAAATAAGTGGCTTGCCGCAATATCAGAACAACGTTTCAAAAAATGTAACGCTGTTTTTGTACCCGGTAAACTATTCAGACATTTAA
- a CDS encoding ATP-dependent DNA helicase has product MYNDKSQLIAQSYPHSPTKEQLLFCERMSRFLQEDDRYRCFVLKGYAGTGKTTSVAALVKVLTKFNLRSELLAPTGRAAKVMSQYANRKALTIHKRIYRKRSAASPEMQFQLAPNLSENTLFIIDEASMISDEYNETGSSILRDLLEFVYNDKNCFLLFVGDTAQLPPVGSVDSPALNETYIKDKFALTVTSIELKEVVRQEKKSGILANATMLRNQISKNPENPLPKFLTKNYNDIYNMAGARLVEGLEYAYRKFGMENTLVVCRSNKSANIYNQQIRARLLYREEELTGGDQVMVVRNNYFWLPENEETAFIANGDMAKVIRVRGEEERYGFRFADATLEFMDFPAAGQISCKVMLDTLNLESANLPYEQNKKLFDGLNEDYEHISNKRERMLAIKQDPFYNALQIKFAYAVTCHKAQGGQWDAVFTDQGYLTEEMIDLDFLRWLYTAVTRAKKELYLVNFAPQLFAKTAQEDYF; this is encoded by the coding sequence ATGTATAACGATAAAAGCCAACTTATTGCTCAATCTTACCCACATTCGCCAACGAAAGAGCAGTTGCTTTTTTGCGAGCGGATGTCGAGGTTTTTGCAGGAAGACGATCGATACCGTTGTTTTGTGCTGAAAGGCTATGCCGGTACTGGTAAAACCACATCGGTTGCTGCTTTGGTGAAGGTGCTTACCAAGTTTAATTTACGAAGCGAATTATTGGCGCCGACAGGCCGTGCGGCCAAGGTAATGAGCCAATATGCAAACCGAAAAGCACTTACCATTCATAAAAGAATTTATAGAAAGCGCTCTGCAGCATCGCCCGAAATGCAGTTTCAACTTGCGCCTAACTTAAGTGAGAACACCTTGTTTATTATCGACGAGGCTTCGATGATTTCCGACGAGTACAATGAAACAGGCTCATCAATTTTGAGAGATCTGTTGGAGTTTGTTTACAACGATAAAAACTGTTTCCTTTTGTTTGTGGGCGATACTGCGCAATTACCACCCGTTGGCAGTGTAGATAGCCCGGCCTTAAACGAAACCTATATAAAGGATAAGTTTGCCCTGACGGTTACCTCAATTGAATTAAAGGAGGTGGTGCGACAAGAAAAAAAATCGGGCATTTTGGCCAATGCAACCATGCTGCGGAATCAAATTTCCAAAAATCCTGAAAACCCCTTGCCAAAGTTTCTCACTAAAAACTACAACGATATTTACAACATGGCGGGTGCCCGTTTGGTTGAAGGGTTGGAGTATGCTTATCGGAAGTTCGGAATGGAAAACACTTTGGTGGTTTGCCGTTCAAATAAATCAGCCAACATTTACAATCAGCAAATCAGAGCACGGTTGCTCTATCGCGAAGAGGAGCTTACAGGCGGCGATCAGGTGATGGTGGTGCGTAACAATTATTTTTGGTTGCCCGAAAACGAAGAGACTGCTTTTATCGCCAATGGAGACATGGCTAAGGTGATCAGGGTACGTGGAGAAGAAGAACGCTATGGTTTCCGCTTTGCCGACGCCACGTTGGAGTTTATGGATTTTCCGGCAGCCGGGCAAATTAGTTGCAAAGTAATGCTCGATACCCTGAACTTAGAATCGGCAAATTTGCCTTACGAACAAAATAAAAAGCTTTTTGATGGACTAAACGAAGATTATGAACACATTAGCAACAAACGAGAACGGATGCTTGCCATTAAACAAGACCCTTTTTATAATGCGCTGCAAATAAAGTTTGCCTATGCGGTTACTTGCCATAAGGCACAGGGTGGGCAGTGGGACGCAGTTTTTACCGATCAAGGCTATCTCACCGAAGAAATGATCGACCTCGATTTTTTGCGATGGCTGTACACCGCTGTCACAAGAGCAAAAAAAGAGCTATATTTAGTCAATTTCGCTCCGCAACTTTTTGCTAAAACAGCGCAAGAAGATTATTTTTAA